Genomic DNA from Thermobifida alba:
AGATCGACGCCTGGGTGGGCTCCTACCCGGTGCTGCGCGCGGTGGAGGAGCAGGTGGCCACCCGCGACCTGGTCGCCACCGAGGGGCTGTTCAGCCACCGCTCCCTCTGGTTCACCCGCCGCGACTTCGCGGAGAACAACCCCGAGGCGCTGGCCGCCATCGTCAACGCCCTCCAGGAGTCCGACGCCTGGATCCGCGAGAACCCGAGGGAGGCGGCGGCCCTGTTCGTCGCCGACGCCGAGAAGCGCGGCGGCCCCCGCGCCGACCTGGACGCCTGGGAGCACGCCCTGCGCACCCGCCCCTTCGGCCTGCTCCCGGTCACCGACGAGTTCGTCGCCGAGCAGCAGCGCGCCGCCGACCTGCTGCACGCCAACGGCCTGCTGCCCCGCAAGGTCGACGTCTCCTCGGCGGTGTCGCCGAGCGTCAACGCCCTCGTCCCGCCGATCCCCGGCGCCGACGCGCAGTGACCCGCCCGGGGCGGGAGGCCCGCCGCCTCCCGCCCCGCCCCGACCCCCACCGAGGACGCCATGACCGAACTGCTGTTCAGACTCCCCACCCGCCACCAGCCCCCGCCGGACCTCGGCCCCGTCCCGCGCGACGTGCGCGGCGACCACTACGGCCCCCTGGAGCGCCTGTTCCAGACCGGGCGCGCCGCCGAGATCGCCGGCCTGGGCGGGGTCCTGGCCCCCCACGACCCGCAGGGGGAGGACTCCTGGACCGTCGCCGCGGGGGCGCTGCGGCACAGCCGCCACCTCCGGGTCGTCGCCGAGTTCCCGCCCTGGGCCGCCACCCCCGTCTACGCCGCGAAGACGGCGGTGACCCTGCAACGCTTCTCCGTGGGCCGACTGGGCTGGCGGCTGTCCCTCGACGGGGACCCCGCCCAGCGCGCCGCCCAGGGCGACTTCGTCGACGGCGCCGACCGCTACGCGCGCGCCGACGAGTTCCTCACCGTGGCCAGGGGGGTGTGGCAGGAGCGCCCCTTCGACTTCGACGGGCGCTTCTACCGGGTCCGCGGCGGAGGCTTCGCGCCGCCCCTGGCCGGGCACCCGTTCCCGCGCGTGTACCTGTCGGGCACCGACGAGGCCGCCCTGGAGCTGTCGGCCCGCCACGCCGACGTGCACCTGGTCGGACTCGACGACGACATCGACGCCGTGCGCGCCGGCCTCGCCGAGCGCGCCGCACCCCTGGGCCGCCGGGTCGACCTGGGCCTGGAGCTGTCCCTGCTGGTCAGGGAGGACGCCGAGGAGGCGTGGCACCACGCGGGCGCCCCCGGACGCGGGACCGGACGCTGGGACGGCTTCGCCTCCCTCGGCCACACCGTGGCCGCCGGCCTGGTCGGCTCCTACCGGCAGGCCGCCGAGCTGCTGGGCGACTACGCGCGCCGGGGAGTGCGCGTCTTCGCGGTCGAGGCGGCCCCCGCCCTACAGGAGGCGTACCGGCTGGGCGAGCACCTGCGCCCCGCACTGGAGGAGGAGTACGAGAGTGTCCGTTGACTTCTACTGGCGGATCGGCATGCACGGCGACCAGCCGTCGCTGCGCCGCCGCGCCGAGAGCCGCGGCGACTGGGCCCCGCACGTGCCCGGGCGCATCGCCCCCGCGCTGCGCCACGGGGAGCCCGACGGCTACGCCTACGTCGAGCACATGCTCGACGTGGCGCGGGCCGCCGAGGCGGCCGGGTTCTACGGCGGGCTGATGCCGTCGTTCCCCTTCACCGACGACCCGTGGGCCTCCGCGGCGATGCTGGCGCGCGAGACCCGCACCTTCCGGTTCATGATCGCCTTCCAGCCCGGCTTCCTCAACCCGGTGCACGCCGCGCGGATGGCGGCCACCCTGCAGCGCGCCTCGCGGGGCCGGGTCGTCTACAACGTCATCACCGGGGGCGGCGGCCCCGCCCAGGCGTGGTGGGGCGACGAGGTCGCCCACGACGACCGCTACGCGCGCACCGACGAGTTCCTCCGGGTGCACCGGGGGGTGTGGCAGGAGCGCCCCTTCGACTTCGACGGGCGCTTCTACCGGGTGGCGGGGGGCGCGCTGCCCGACCCCCTGGCGGCCGAGGAGTTCCCCGAGATCTACTTCTCCGGGTCCTCGGCGGCGGCCCTCGACGTCGCCGCCCGGCACGCCGACTACTACCTGTCCTGGCTGGAGCCCTTCGACGCGCTGGCCGCGAAGTTCGCCGCGGTGCGCGAGCACGCCGCCGCGGCCGGGCGCGTCCCCCGCTTCGCGGTCCGGCTGGACGTGGTGGCGCGCCCCACCGAACGCGAGGCCTGGGAGGAGGTGCGCCGCGGCTTCGAGGCCGCGGACCTGCGCGGCCTCGACGGCGGCGCGGGGGACTCGGTGGGCGTGGCGCGCAGCCGCTCTTTCGTCAGCGGCCCCGTCACCGGCTACCGGGACCTGGAGGTCCAGCCAAACGTGTGGGGCGGCTTCGGGCTGCTGCGCGGCGGTCCGGCGTTCGGGCTGGTGGGCAGCTACCGGCAGGTCGCCGAGCGGCTGGAGGAGCTCATCGCGCTGGGCGTCGACGCGTTCATCCTGGCCGGGGTGCCCCACCTGGAGGAGTCCTACCGGGTGGGCGAGGAGGTCCTCCCGCTGCTGCGCGGCGCCGGGCGCCGGGCGGCAGCGTCCGACCGGGCCGGGGGAGAGGACCGCCGCGGCACTCCCGTCACTGTGTTCCCGGAGGCCACTGCTTCCAAATAATTTTTCCTACCTGTATAGTTGGGTTTGTTTCCCGGTGCGACGACCTCCGCGAAAGGCGGCTCCTCGGCATGCGTTTCCACTGGTTCCTTCCCACGACCGGCGACGGGTACGCGGTCCGTAACTCCACGATCCGCCTCGACGTCGACGGGGTCACCGCACCCTCGCGCCCGGCCGACCTGGGCTACCTCGCCCAGGTGGCCCGGGCCGCCGAGAGCACCGGGTTCACCGCGGCGCTCACCCCCACCGGCGCGGGCTGCCCGGACCCCTGGATCACCTGCGCGGCACTGACCCAGCACACCGAGCGGCTGAAGTTCCTCGTGGCCTTCCGCCCCGGCTTCGTACTGCCGACCCTGCTCACCCAGCAGGCACGGGCCTTCCAGGAGGTGTCGCGCGGCCGACTGCTGGTCAACATCGTCACCGGAGGCGACCCGGTCGAGCAGCGCGCCTACGGCGACTTCCTCGACCACGACCAGCGCTACGCCCGCACCGACGAGTTCCTCACCGTGCTGCGCCGGACCTTCACCGGAAAGCCGGTCGACTTCTCCGGCGAGCACTACCGGATCGAGGGCTGGGAGGCCGCCGAGCCGCTCGACCCCGCGCCCGAGATCTACTTCGGCGGCGCGTCCCCGGCGGCCGAGCGCGTCGCCGCCGCCCACAGCGACGTCCACCTCATGTGGGGCGAGCCGCCGGCCATGATCGCCCAGCGGATCGAACGGGTGCGCGCCCTGGCCGCCCGGACCGGCCGCAGCCTCCGGTTCGGCATCCGCCTGCACGTCATCGCCCGCGACACCGCCGCCGAGGCCTGGCGCGACGCCGAACGGCTGCTGGAGGGCATGAGCCCCGAGCGGATCGAGGCCATGCAGCGCTACTACGCCCGCATGGACTCCGTCGGCCAGGCCCGCATGGCCGCCCTGCACGGCGGCTCCACGCGCTCCCTGGAGGTCTCGCCCAACCTGTGGGCCGGGGTCGGCCTGGTCCGCGAGGGCGCCGGGACCGCGCTGGTCGGCGACTACGCCGAGGTGGCCCAGCGCATCGAGGAGTACCACGCCCTCGGGGTGGACGAGTTCGTCCTCTCCGGCTGGCCCCACCTCGAAGAGGCCTATCGGGTGGGCGAGTACGTCCTGCCCCGGCTCGGCACGCCCTCCCCGACTCCCGAACCGGCGTCGTGAGCGCCGTGACCGAGGCCCGCCCGGGCCCCGCAGACGGCGGCCCCGGGACCCGCCTCGACAACAACTCCACCCGGGGCCGCTTCCGTCCCCGCACCCCCGCACCGGTGCGGTCCCTGGGCCTGCGGGCCCTGTCGGTGGGCAGCCTCCTGCTGCTGTGGTGGGCGGTGGCACGCGCCGAGATCTGGCCCCCGGTCATCCTGCCCTCGCCGCAGGCGGTCTGGGAGAAGGCGGTGGCCACCACCACCGAGGGCTTCAGCGGCCACACCCTGCCCGAACACCTGTGGGTCAGCATGCGCCGCATCCTCGTCGGCAGCGGCTACGGCACCCTCGGCGGAGTCCTGCTCGGCCTCCTGATCGGACTGGCGCCCGCCGTGCGCGCGCTCCTGGGCCCCTTCATCTCCTTCGTGCGCACCCTGCCGCCGCTGGCCTACCTCAGCCTGCTCGTCATCTGGTTCGGCATCAACGAGGAGCCCAAGATCTGGCTGCTCGTCATCGCCTCCCTGCCGCCGGTGGCCGTGGCCACCGCCGACGCCGTCCGCAACGTCGCCCCCGACTACCTCAACGCGGCCCGCTCCCTGGGGGCGCGCTCCTGGCAACTGCCGCTGTGGGTCGTCCTCCCGCACGCCCTCCCCGAGGTCATGACCGGCATTCGCATCGCGGTCGGCGTGGCCTACACCTCCGTCGTCGCCGCCGAGACCGTCAACGGCATCCCCGGAATCGGCGGGATGGTCCGCGAGGCCCAGCGCTACAACCAGACCGACACGGTCATCCTCGGCCTCATCGTCATCGGCCTGTCCGGCCTGCTCATCGACTGGCTGCTGCAACTGGTCGACCGCGTCCTGGCCCCGTGGCGGGGCCGCACCTGACCCCGCCGATCCCCTCCACCCCTCACCACCATCCCGCAGGAGATCCCCATGACACCGATCCGTCGTTCCCGCACCTCCCGGACCCTCGCGGCGGCCTCCGCACTCACCGCCGCCATCCTGATGGCCTCGGCCTGCAGCACCGCCGAGGACCGGTCGGAGACCGCCGACGGAGTGCCCGCCGAGCTGCGCATCGGCTACCAGTCCATCCCCAACGGCGACCTCGTCGTCAAGCACAACGGTTGGCTGGAGGAGGCGCTGCCCGACACCGCGATCGTGTGGAACAGGTTCGACTCCGGCGGCGACGTCAACACCGCCTTCCTCGCCGGCGAACTCGACATCGCCCTGGTCGGCAGCGCCCCGGTCGTCCGCGGCCTGTCCCAGCCTCTCGACATCGACTACCAGGTGCCCTGGATCCACGACGTCATCAGCGACAACGAGGCGCTGGTCGCCGCCGAGGGAATCGACGAGGTCGCCGACCTCGCGGGCAGGACGGTGGCGGTGCCCTTCGCCAGCACCACCCACTACCACCTGATCGCCGCCCTGGACGAGGTCGGCCTCGCCGTCGACGACGTGGAACTGCTCGACCTGGAGCCGCCGGACATCCAGGCCGCCTGGCAGCGCGGCGACATCGACGCGGCCTTCGTGTGGTACCCGGTGCTGGGACAGCTCCGCGCCGACGGCGGCCGCATCCTCGTCACCAGCGGCGAACTCGCCGAACGGGGCAAGGTCACCGCCGACCTCGCGGTGGTCAGCACCGAGTTCGCCGAGACCTACCCCGACGTCCTGGCCACCTGGGTGGAGCAGCAGAACCGCGCGGTGACCCTGCTGCACGAGGACAGGGCCGCCGCGGTCGAGGCCATCGCGGCCGAACTCAACCTGGAGCCCGCGGAGGCCGAGGAGCAGGTCGGCCAGCTCGTCTTCCTCGACGCCGCCGAGCAGTCCTCCGCCGACTACCTCGGCACCGCCGACGAACCCGGCCGACTGGCCGAGGCCCTCCTCCTGACCGCCGAGTTCCTCGCCGAGCAGGGAGAGATCGACGCGGCACCCACCCTGGAGGACTTCCAGGCCGCGCTCGCCACCCAGGGAGTCGAGAGTGTCGCCACGCCCTGACGCCGGGGCGGCCGCACTGGAGCTGCGCGGTGTCGGCCACGACTACCGGGGGCGTGAGGGGACGGTGCCCGCCCTGCAGGGAGTCGACCTGTCTGTGGAACGGGGAGAGCACCTGGTGGTCGTGGGCCCGTCCGGATCCGGGAAGAGCACGCTGCTGCGGCTCGTGGCCGGATTCCACCGGCCCTCGCGGGGTGCCGTCACGGTCGACGGCGCCCCGGTCAGGGGGCCCGGCCCCGACCGGGGCGTGGTCTTCCAGCAGCCCACCCTGTTCCCGTGGCTGAGCGTGCTCGCCAACGTCGAGTTCGGCCTGCGCATGGCGGGGATGCGCCGTGAGGAGCGGCGGGAGCGCGCCATGCGCCAACTGGAACTGGTGGGACTCGCCGACACCGCCCGTATGCGCACCTACGAGCTCTCCGGCGGCATGCGCCAGCGCGTCGCCATCGCCCGGGCACTGGCTCCCGACCCCGGGATCGTGCTCATGGACGAGCCCTTCGGCGCCCTGGACGCGCTCACCCGGGAACGCATGCAGGAGGAACTGCGCGACCTGTGGCGGCTCACCGGCAAGACGCTGGTGTTCATCACCCACGACGTGGACGAGGCGGTGTACCTGGGCACCCGCATCGTCGTCCTCAGCGCCCGTCCCGGACGGATCGTCCTGGACGAGAGCTCCGACCTGCCCCGCCTGGACGATCCCCGGGCCGACTCCGCCTTCACACGGCGGCGCGAGCTGATCACCGAGGCGGTGCGTGCCGCGGCGGGGGTGTCCGCCTGAGCCTCCGGGCCGGGGCGGGTGGCGCAGCGTCCGCCGGAGCCGGCGGGGAGGCCGGCGAAGGCCGCTTCTTTTCTCCCCCGGTCCTCGTTCTCGGCAGCGCGGGGAAAGAGAGAGCACACGCCCGCGGGAAGGAAGACCAGCGTCAGAAGAGACGGAGAAACGACGGTGCGGGGAGCCGGGCGGTCGGGGCCGTCAGTCTTTCGTCCCGGCGAGGACCAGGATCTCGTCGACCGTGGCCCGGTCCAGCACGGGGTCCCCCGGCAGGCCCAGCAGCCGCCAGGAGGCGGTGGCGCACAGTTCCAACTCCCGGTGGCAGTCCTGGGGCGAGGGAGTACCGTCCCGCCAGAGTCGGTGGAGCTGGTGCTGGATGGTGAAGGCGAGGAGGTCCAGCAGACCCCTCGGGTCGGGGAGCGGGGACAGCCGTCCGGCCGTGACGTCGGCCTGGTAGACCTCCAGGGCCGGTTCGGTCCACTCCCGGGTGACCCGCTCGTCCCAGGCCCGGGCGAAGGCGCGGTCGCGCGCGTAGATCTCGAACGCGATGACGAGCACGACACGGTGCAGGGCCCACAGGCGGAACGTGCTCATGAGAGCGGAACTGAAGTAGGTGCCCAGGTTGGTGGCGTCCGCCCGGCCGAAGCCGGCGAACACCGCGGAGAGGGAGCGGTCGACCAGCGCCAGGCACATCTCGTCCACGGTCCTGAAGTGGTTGTAGACGCTGGATCGCTTCATCTCCGCCCGCTGCGCGACGTCGGCCACGCTCACCCGTGCCGCGGGGGAGGTGCGCAGCAGGTCGTGCAGCGCCTCCAGGATCCTGTGTCGGGTCACCTGCCCCTTGGAGGAGTGCTCAGGAGGACCGAACCGAAGTGGCATAGCGGCAGGATAGCGAGGGAGTGGGCCGCAAGAGTCATCAAAATAAGCATTTGTCTACATTTTTAGACAAAAGTTGATTTCGGGGGTTTGGCGGGGCAGACTGATTCGGACGCAATGCCGGAGGAAGAGGAATGGGGACCGGTTTCCGGCCCCCGCCAGGTCAAGCTCGCCGACGCGGGTGATCCCGAGGTCGACTCAGGGCACCGGCCACCCTGCCCCCGTGGTTGGAGTTGACGACATCCCCCTTCCCCAAGGGGCGGACTGTGTTTTTCAAGCCTGTGAAGGCGTGCTGGTCGATCAGTCCTCTCCTGAGCGGCGACGTGTCCTGGGCGGGTCGGTGGTCCCGTCGGTTCCGCGGTGGAAGCGGCGCCGGAAGCAGTGGACCAGCGGCATCCGGCGTCGGGACGGCTTGCACCGCGGCCGCCGGACACGGTGGACGGTCACCGATCCGCCACAGTACTCCCGCCGGGACGCGGCGGAACAGTCTCCGGGACGTCGGTCCGGGCCGGCCCTCCCAGCGGGGCGACCGTCCCGGTCAGCCGCCCGGAGGCCCGCCCCTGCGGCGGTGCCGTGGCGGCCCGCCGCCCCGCATACCCGGCCGTCTCCCCGTCCCCCGTCCGGTGCCAGGTGGGTGGGGGACGGGGAGTCAAGCGCCTCGGTAGGTGCCGAAAGCCCACACGTTCCCCTCGGGGTCGACGATGCTGACATCACGCGACCCGTAGTCGGTGTCCATGAGCTCCCGGACGATCCGCGCTCCGGCGGCGACCGCGCGACGGTGCACCGCGTCGGGGTCGGCGGTGCACACGTAGGTCTCGACTGTCGACAGGGCCGCCGACTCCCCCGTCAGGGGGCCGTACATCACCCCTCCGCCCTCCGGCCAGCTCAGTTCGGCGTGTTCGATGCGTCCGTCGGCGTCGCGGAAGGTCGCGGTCTCCACGAAGCCGAGGACCCCGGCCAGGAAGCGGCGTGCCGCCTCCGGGTCCTGGTACCTCAGGCAGGGCCACACTCCGGGCCGGTTCGTGTTCTCACTCATGTCCTGGATCGTGGCCGACCTCGGCGAACGGGTCTTGGAGAAAGGGGAGCTCCTCCCGGATCCAGACGGTGGGGGAGCAGCCGACCAGTGTCCGCCACTCGTTGGTCAGGTGCGCCTGGTCGTCGTAGCCGCAGTCGGCCGCGACCGTGGCGAGGGCGTGGTGGCCGCCCGCGCGGATCGCGGCGACGGACCGTTCGAACCGCATCAGACGCGCCGCCTGCTTCGGTGGGACGCCGACCTCCCGGGCGAACCGCTCCGTCAGGTGGCGTCTGCTCCAGCCGACCTCCGCGGCGATGGCGGCGACCGGTCGGGTGCCGCCGGAAGCCAGCAGCGCCCGCCACGCCCGGTGGATCTCGGGTGCGGACCGCGCGGGCCGCACCGCCGCGGCCAACTCCTCGTCCAGCACGGCGAACGCCTCCGTCCAGGTGGCCGCCTCGGCCAGCCGGTCGGCGAGGCGTCCGCCCCACGGGACGGGCAGATCGGCGGCTTCGACGGTGGTCCGGGCCAGTTCCGCGGCGGACACCCCCAGCAGTGCGCGCACTCCCAGCGGATGCAGCAGCGACAGGCCACGCTGGTGGGAGTCCTGACGGATCAGCGCCGGACCGAGGTGCAGCCCGGAGGCGCCCGTGCGCACCGTCATCGGACCCCCGTCCGGTGTGGGGCCGCCGAGCATCCGGACCGGCGCGTCCACCACGATGACCAGTGTGACGTGCCGGGAGGGCAGGCCGCGGTGCACGGTCAGCGGGACCGCGTGTCGGGTGTAGCCGACGTACCGCGCGACCAGCGGACGCAGCACGGGGTGCGGACGCGCCACGGCCCATCCGGTGGACGGTCCCGGTGCGCGTGGGGCGGAGGAGGCGCTCACGGTGTCCGACCTCCGTTGCGGTTGCCCGGCCGGTCGGGAACCGGGGAGGGGGGAACACCGACGCTGACGGAACATCGGCGCCCCGGGGCACGGCGGGTGTCGGCGACGGGGGCGAGGACACGGACCCGCCGTGCGCGCTGCGGCCGGGGCCGCTGTCGCCCGCAGAGTCCCGCGATCCGGGCGGGGCGGACGGCTCCGGGCGGGGCGGACGGCTCCGGGCGGGGCGGCACGGGGGCGCCACCACGCGAACAGCGGCGCCGAGCGGGAAACGGACGAGGCCGCGCCGGCGCCGAAGGCTTCGGTGGCCACGGCGGCACGGTCCGACGAACACAGATCCACGGGATTCTCCTGGATGCGGGAAGACCTGTCATGGGATTGAACCCCGCAGGCGCGGGTTCGGTTGCGGTTCTCGTGAGAGGACCTCGGGGCGCGGGGAAGACGGCGTCCGGAAGACCTCCGTGCCGCCGGAACCGCTGGAGGCCGCCGCAGCGGAAACGGGACGCGCGGCCTCGGCGCGGCGCCCCGGCCGGTCCCACGAGACGGTCCGGGCGGGGCCGGAAGGGGGAGCGGCCGGGGCGGCGTGCGCGGCGCACCGCAGCCGGGCTCGGCCACCCCGCCGGGGCCGGCGCCACGTGCAGCGACGCGAGCACGACACGGGTCGCGGTGTCGGCGTCGAGAGCGGCGGTCGTGGCCGGTACCACGTGCCGTTGGCCTGCGTGGTTCGCAGGGACCCCCGCCACAGCGGGGACCGCGCCACCGCGACGGCGGACCCGGCGCCCAGGGGAACGGTGGAGGCGAAGGCGACGTCTGCGGCGGTGACCACGGCCCCGG
This window encodes:
- a CDS encoding LLM class flavin-dependent oxidoreductase codes for the protein MTELLFRLPTRHQPPPDLGPVPRDVRGDHYGPLERLFQTGRAAEIAGLGGVLAPHDPQGEDSWTVAAGALRHSRHLRVVAEFPPWAATPVYAAKTAVTLQRFSVGRLGWRLSLDGDPAQRAAQGDFVDGADRYARADEFLTVARGVWQERPFDFDGRFYRVRGGGFAPPLAGHPFPRVYLSGTDEAALELSARHADVHLVGLDDDIDAVRAGLAERAAPLGRRVDLGLELSLLVREDAEEAWHHAGAPGRGTGRWDGFASLGHTVAAGLVGSYRQAAELLGDYARRGVRVFAVEAAPALQEAYRLGEHLRPALEEEYESVR
- a CDS encoding LLM class flavin-dependent oxidoreductase codes for the protein MSVDFYWRIGMHGDQPSLRRRAESRGDWAPHVPGRIAPALRHGEPDGYAYVEHMLDVARAAEAAGFYGGLMPSFPFTDDPWASAAMLARETRTFRFMIAFQPGFLNPVHAARMAATLQRASRGRVVYNVITGGGGPAQAWWGDEVAHDDRYARTDEFLRVHRGVWQERPFDFDGRFYRVAGGALPDPLAAEEFPEIYFSGSSAAALDVAARHADYYLSWLEPFDALAAKFAAVREHAAAAGRVPRFAVRLDVVARPTEREAWEEVRRGFEAADLRGLDGGAGDSVGVARSRSFVSGPVTGYRDLEVQPNVWGGFGLLRGGPAFGLVGSYRQVAERLEELIALGVDAFILAGVPHLEESYRVGEEVLPLLRGAGRRAAASDRAGGEDRRGTPVTVFPEATASK
- a CDS encoding LLM class flavin-dependent oxidoreductase, translating into MRFHWFLPTTGDGYAVRNSTIRLDVDGVTAPSRPADLGYLAQVARAAESTGFTAALTPTGAGCPDPWITCAALTQHTERLKFLVAFRPGFVLPTLLTQQARAFQEVSRGRLLVNIVTGGDPVEQRAYGDFLDHDQRYARTDEFLTVLRRTFTGKPVDFSGEHYRIEGWEAAEPLDPAPEIYFGGASPAAERVAAAHSDVHLMWGEPPAMIAQRIERVRALAARTGRSLRFGIRLHVIARDTAAEAWRDAERLLEGMSPERIEAMQRYYARMDSVGQARMAALHGGSTRSLEVSPNLWAGVGLVREGAGTALVGDYAEVAQRIEEYHALGVDEFVLSGWPHLEEAYRVGEYVLPRLGTPSPTPEPAS
- a CDS encoding ABC transporter permease; the protein is MSAVTEARPGPADGGPGTRLDNNSTRGRFRPRTPAPVRSLGLRALSVGSLLLLWWAVARAEIWPPVILPSPQAVWEKAVATTTEGFSGHTLPEHLWVSMRRILVGSGYGTLGGVLLGLLIGLAPAVRALLGPFISFVRTLPPLAYLSLLVIWFGINEEPKIWLLVIASLPPVAVATADAVRNVAPDYLNAARSLGARSWQLPLWVVLPHALPEVMTGIRIAVGVAYTSVVAAETVNGIPGIGGMVREAQRYNQTDTVILGLIVIGLSGLLIDWLLQLVDRVLAPWRGRT
- a CDS encoding ABC transporter substrate-binding protein — translated: MTPIRRSRTSRTLAAASALTAAILMASACSTAEDRSETADGVPAELRIGYQSIPNGDLVVKHNGWLEEALPDTAIVWNRFDSGGDVNTAFLAGELDIALVGSAPVVRGLSQPLDIDYQVPWIHDVISDNEALVAAEGIDEVADLAGRTVAVPFASTTHYHLIAALDEVGLAVDDVELLDLEPPDIQAAWQRGDIDAAFVWYPVLGQLRADGGRILVTSGELAERGKVTADLAVVSTEFAETYPDVLATWVEQQNRAVTLLHEDRAAAVEAIAAELNLEPAEAEEQVGQLVFLDAAEQSSADYLGTADEPGRLAEALLLTAEFLAEQGEIDAAPTLEDFQAALATQGVESVATP
- a CDS encoding ABC transporter ATP-binding protein, whose amino-acid sequence is MSPRPDAGAAALELRGVGHDYRGREGTVPALQGVDLSVERGEHLVVVGPSGSGKSTLLRLVAGFHRPSRGAVTVDGAPVRGPGPDRGVVFQQPTLFPWLSVLANVEFGLRMAGMRREERRERAMRQLELVGLADTARMRTYELSGGMRQRVAIARALAPDPGIVLMDEPFGALDALTRERMQEELRDLWRLTGKTLVFITHDVDEAVYLGTRIVVLSARPGRIVLDESSDLPRLDDPRADSAFTRRRELITEAVRAAAGVSA
- a CDS encoding TetR/AcrR family transcriptional regulator; protein product: MTRHRILEALHDLLRTSPAARVSVADVAQRAEMKRSSVYNHFRTVDEMCLALVDRSLSAVFAGFGRADATNLGTYFSSALMSTFRLWALHRVVLVIAFEIYARDRAFARAWDERVTREWTEPALEVYQADVTAGRLSPLPDPRGLLDLLAFTIQHQLHRLWRDGTPSPQDCHRELELCATASWRLLGLPGDPVLDRATVDEILVLAGTKD
- a CDS encoding VOC family protein; the protein is MSENTNRPGVWPCLRYQDPEAARRFLAGVLGFVETATFRDADGRIEHAELSWPEGGGVMYGPLTGESAALSTVETYVCTADPDAVHRRAVAAGARIVRELMDTDYGSRDVSIVDPEGNVWAFGTYRGA
- a CDS encoding helix-turn-helix domain-containing protein, producing MARPHPVLRPLVARYVGYTRHAVPLTVHRGLPSRHVTLVIVVDAPVRMLGGPTPDGGPMTVRTGASGLHLGPALIRQDSHQRGLSLLHPLGVRALLGVSAAELARTTVEAADLPVPWGGRLADRLAEAATWTEAFAVLDEELAAAVRPARSAPEIHRAWRALLASGGTRPVAAIAAEVGWSRRHLTERFAREVGVPPKQAARLMRFERSVAAIRAGGHHALATVAADCGYDDQAHLTNEWRTLVGCSPTVWIREELPFLQDPFAEVGHDPGHE